In Carassius auratus strain Wakin unplaced genomic scaffold, ASM336829v1 scaf_tig00011797, whole genome shotgun sequence, the genomic stretch AAACTCACTGGTTGTACTTCCCCAAAACAACttgaaactattaaaaatgaaaagataaacaTGTACTTTGTTCTTTCTAGATCTTATTGTTGGTGGCCTTTCAAGCAGGgatacaaaattaaatacatttactgtTTCTGTGTATTTCAGGCGTTTAACCAAAATTGCACCATGCTTGTAACCATCTGTTATCGACATCAAACCAAATCGAAAGTGTGTCGTACTtgaatgtgtgtgaatgagatttgagagccGCTGCAAATGGGAATAAACTGTGAATGAAGATTAAAAACTTTTATGCAGCTACTGAATTTTTCAAGGTTTTGAAAGAAGATCTCCATTGAACTTTTTGGACACAgttgtttttcttcacacattTGCCTAAaacttcaaaacttcaaaaaaaaaaaaaaaaaaagattgctctTTTGAAACTGTATTAAGACAATTCTGTTCACATTGTCTGCTTTAACTGAGATAAAAACCCTTCTGATTCAGTTCCAAGAAAAAAACACGAAGTAAATGTTTTGTCCCCTGAGCATTTCTTTGATAAATGTAGAGTAAATCTGACATTATTGTAACTTTATCAAAAAGGCTCAAAATGAGCTCAGGagaacaaaacacaacacaaacgaTCAAAAATAAAGGAAGGAAACGCTTCAGgaataacatttaaacaaacagGTTTGTACGCTCTCAGAACAAAAGGTACAAAATCTGTTACTAGGGCGGttccttttcaaaaggcacacctttgtacctaagtgaaaacttttgaaaaggtcctgccccagtgacagcttttggacatttttttaaGAGTCTAAGGTGATTATTGAATCCTTCAAAGTTTATGTAACACAGTTTATCCAGTtgtttgcaaaatattatttctaatttTGCTCATAAAATTTACTGTTTGACATAGTTACATAGTTTGTTTAGACTTAtacttaaataattaataatatgttaatcaACTCATACTTGAAATACAGTTTAAACTATTATGCTCTGATTGAAATTTGGTGACTTTTTCTTGTTTAGAGTTATGAatgtgcatgcaaaaaaaaatgtatttttgtaaggCTGAACAAAATTGGTGTTATATTGCGACCTCCATTAATGATTTCCATGCAGTTTCCAAAAAACATCAATAACgtgtcaaaaaaaacaacaacaacaactttattgTGTCTTGTTGAAgactaaaatatgaaatacatgaGAACTTATGAAATGCAAGACATTTTGTCTTTTCTTCTGAATCATCCAAGGAAAATTCATAGTTTCATCATCTAGCTGAGTTTCACAGTCAAAACATCTGTCAAAGTTCGGTTTTGGTTTATTCGCCTTTTGATCTCAAGATGTTTCTAGACTGAAAAATGTTGTGAGAAACCGATTTTACACtctttgagaaaaaaacaaaaaaaaaggcagaattaaATAAACAGTACTTACAGTAAGTGCAATTAATGTAAGGTACTATTATAACAATTATtgcaacgtgatctcatgagaatacgtgtgtatttttacgttaaatgtggttctacaacacgtacatttacttatgttttcatgcacataaaagCGTACAACTTTGACGtttttatagcagtaaaacgtacatGCGGATAGTCACCACAAATACGTTTGTGTGTGCAtggaaaacaatataaataagacaataaaaaaacagaattattgcatttctcacacattttatattttttggttgAGGTTTTCTGTTTCTGCATGAAtctctagtattttttttttactacccaTGTCCTCTGCAGGGGAACATCTGATTGTGTTGTTACTTCAAACCTCAATCTGAAAACAACCACAGACAGTCTTCAATGAAACTACTGATCTGCATAAAACAGAAATCATTTTCTGGCACCTTGACATTTCTTCACGTCAGCATTTCCACCGACTTTGACAGATGCATTTTGGAATAAGAGAGTTTTTGCACACTTTATTTGCCAGCAAATTAATGCTGAACATATTATGAACTGTGATCGATGAAAAAGAGCTTGTGTTTGCACCAAGGTTTTCTTTTATGGAATAACAAGTCAAATGACATATTATGGAATATATGACCATATGCATAACCGCTGTAAACAGACAGAATATGATTTATGAAGCATTCGGCATGTGCAAAACAGTTCATGAGGGGAGAAAAACTTACCAGATACTGAATCCACATGGAGTCATGCCTGACAATATGATATTTCATAACATATAAAGTGTTTTCTATCAAGTCTggtaaatattatttcatatttgaaatgacAGAAAAACAATAAAGGTAAACTGTGAGTGGAGCCTGTGCAAAGAAAAACATATTAGCATGTGAAAACAAGTGTGTTAAAGGTCACAGAGTGTGAAACCAGTTTAACCAGTAGACATACATTTCTAATGGCTCACCTGTGACACAGTGACTCACAAAAGAGTGTCTGAAAACCTTCAACAAGGAAGACTCATCTTCTttatgcataaaatattaaagattttgGTAATagtttacaataaggtcccattagttagTGTTAGTCAGTGAGCAACACATCTGTTACATTATTCATTCATCTTTATTaacaatagtaaaaataaaatattaattgctaagTCCTGTTAGCTCAGGcgcattaaataatataaataataaatcaatttataATCAGTAATAGAAATAGtgtattaaatcaaaataaacttGGGTCATTTACATAATACTGATAGACACAACTTTTGTTTTTATGAtgtagtaaatgttgaaattaatatcaactaagattaattaattatttaggagtatttttattttgttagttcatgctaactaATGTAGTAGTAAACCCTGATTGACAAGTAAAATCTAAAGCATGAAAGTTTTATCAATCTGTTTACTGTGTATTCAATTAATAGATGACTTTaacatgatctctctctctctcacacacacacacacacacacacacacacacacacacacacacacacacacacacacacacacacacacacacacacacacacacacaggataaaTGTATATAACAGTTACTTATGGAAATGTTAACAATTACAAAGGgcattacatataaatattttctgtaaaaagaGAGCTTTAGGCCACAACCTGATGAACAGCTGAAAACATTCCTTAGACAttaagaaaagtaatcaaaaatgtAATCCGCTACATTAACTGAAATAGCTACACTACTTATTAAATTCTCAATAGGGTGACTCCGAAGTGACCTTCCCAACACTGCATATTAATGGGTttaactttaaaaacaaacagcaaatAAAAAGCAGACTATATAGTTATAAACTACACATTAAAAAGGTGACAGATAGTGACAGACTAGTATGATTATTactgttaatttgttttttatttgtttgttatttgacATCAAGACAGTATGTACATTATTTAGAAAGCAACATCTTTATAGCCACCCTTCATCTACaaatcatttttacattatttacatttggaAAGAAATGTGGCCCTCTTGTGGTAAATGTAGTGTCTCACAGTCAGCAAATATCCACTTTTTAAGaactgaaaacaaatatatatatatatatatatatatatatatatatatatatatatatatatatatatatatatatatatatatataaaaacttaaaaaaaataaaatattctttaatttaaaaaaatgttggaaaaattCTAATGATACATGTATTTGTTTcgaaaaatgtatatactgtaaacataatttattatttactttcaaTTTATatagtttgaatatatttataaaatacatacattctttatatttaatattctttattattattttatttacaatatttaccacattttagaataatagtTATCAGCATTATGGAATTCTAGAAATTAAACagttaaaacatatataaatgcaggacgtatataatattgtattgtgtgtgtgtttgtgtgtgtgtgtgtatatatatatatatatatatatatatatatatatatatatatatatacatattgtaatattattttatataattttgtaattacaatcattttatttatctcTACAACCATTTATTCTCCtgagaggaaaaacaaaacaaaagaattcAATAACtaaaattttatatatgtgttttttttttcttaaggagaataattatatataaattaattaaattaggaGAATAAACAGTTTCTGCAGAGATTCTGGACAGACACTGGTTCCATTTGTTTTGACAGAAATCCACAGGTGGTTTAAACAGATCATAAAAAGCGGTTTAACTTCAGTTTTAAAgatgtttgtgtgtaaaagtggtTTCCAGCTCGTGCAGGTCTCTGTAAGTGTGTCATGGGCTCAGTGTGGTcttcacacataaacacaggAGCCAGCACCTCCATTAAATCATGTGAGGAGCAAAATAAACCACCTTTATGAGAGCCTGTGTACGGTATAAGAGCCAGCATACAACAAAACACTGACATTTAAACTCTATGtatttccatgacttttttttttttatttaattaatttccatcgcttttccacttttttgtgtgtgtgtgtgtctttaaaattaatacataaacatataaatttaaaaaaaaaaatcacttttaaaatggtaaattaaaataaattaaatataaagaggTTTTCAAagacagattttaaaataaaataccaattGTTGagggaacaaataaaaaaaaaatagtttgttgtgtcttattttaaatcatatttagtgGGTCCAGGTCCATGGTTCAGAAACATTGATCTAGAGTCTCCATTTGCTCTCAGTGAACCACAAATacccataaagaacctttattttaagtaatatgatttttctttcttaaagtgccccattatgccaTTACGTATATATACTTTAGTACAGTCTGTAGTTTTGCTGTACACAATCTGCAAAGTTTTAAAGACAAACGTTCACAATAGTTAAAGTTACTATCTCTCAAAAGAAATAATCGACTCTGATCAGCCTAAACGAGCCTAAACACATCACAGGGTAACACATTTGTTCTACGTTGGCCGGCCGTGAACAACCCGACCCGCCCTGAAAAAAGTGTAGCTTGTTCATGTAGTTAACATCATGTTGAGAAGATGCTGTGTCCTCCATTGTGagagaaaatgctttaaaaatatttctctGTACTGATTGGCCCAGGCACCCAGATGCTCCACCCATTAAATGACATCACAGGTTTTCCACCTGATGATTGGCTTCTGGACTAAGATGTCATAATTAGAATTGGAGCTGATCCAGTGATACTGTAAGATTCATTTTTCCACTGTACCACAccaatctttttttgtgttcccATCATTTTACGGtcgactgcttctctaatctcagGGAGTTCAATGAGTGTTTCACAAAACACTTGCTCCTGAAAGATGGCTCAGTCCCCATTTTATTTGGACCAGCTGTCTCCACTAAATGACAAGCTGTAAGTATGATCAATAATAGATGTGTACATTTTCAATTGAACTGTGGTAATGGGCGTATCGTTTCCGAAACGTGCTGTACatggtagaccaatcacaacagactggaacatctgaccaatcagagcagagaagGCTTACGGAAAGGAGGGATTCAGAGTGACTGAATCTTAGTACTGCTAGTAGAATTGAGGGAAAATttggtgatattaaatgcatattttgagaaaacagaaaactttttgaccttgcatgcatgtaaagctattgtaggagactcccaaacAATATTAAGAACCGTGACAATTGCAttataggggcactttaaaggaTGAAACTCATTTCTAATTGCTAAAGATTTCCATGGTTGTGATTGTTTTATTTCAGGCGGGAATGTCTCTGGCCGGCAGTATGGAGGGTGTGAGCGTGAGGGTTGCGACGCTGTACGCAATAGCCGTCGGTGTTTCTGCAGCTTTGCTGCTCCTGTTTCCCTTTATGGCCATCGGATGCTCTCCAAATCTCTTCTTCTGTTCTCTACGCAATGCAGAGCGGAAACTATCAGGCACGAAGCAGTAAACCACAGGATCCAGACAGCTGTTCAAACTGCTGAGCGTGATGGTCACATGATACGCCACCACATGCTGCTCTCTGCTGCCTCCTAGCTGGAAATACACCACGGCCTCGCGTACGTGATATGGCGTGAAGCACACGGTGAACACCAGCAGCACAGCCACAAGAAGCCGAACGGCACGCGCACGGCGACCCAAGCTCTGCGGCATGAGCCGACCGTCTGCGAGCGCACAGGCGACGCAGATCGTAAACGTTACGATTACTAGCAGTGGCAGGACGAACTCCAGAACGGTGAGGGTGAAAAGCACAGTGGCACGACAGCAAGATGCTCCATTAAACTCCAGCGCAGATGTCTGAAGGGAGTACGTGACCACGATAGCGAACAGCCAGATGCAAACGCTCACGCTTTTCGCAACCGTGGGGCTCCGCCAACGGCTTCCCGCTGAACGCACCACCGCCATATAGCGATCCACGCAGATGCTCGTGAGAAACAAAATACTGCAGTACATGTTCACGAAGTAGCTGAACGTGTGCATGTACAAACAAGCCACGCAGTCACCGCCGCTATGGTAAAGTGCGATACGGGCCGGGAGTGACAGCGCCACCAGCAGGTCAGCCACTGCTAAGTTTATGGTGTAAATGGCCGGCGTGGTCCTAGAGCGGCTGCGATGACAGAATACGTACAGAGCCAGGCTGTTCAGGACCACGCCGACTACAAACATGAGCGTGTTCACCACCATCATCATGATCCACAGCACGTAGAACTCCTTGTACAGTGACTCGTCCAGGTGCGCCATTCTCTTCAGGTACGGCACCCCCAGCAGGTGGAGGCTGGTATTGACGGGAGACTCAGATGTGATGTTTGAATGTCCATCGAGGACGGTCTCCATGGCTAGAACATagaaaatagattaaataattaatataataatgataaagaaacataataatttactacatttgtttaaaatgcataatCATTTACGAAATGTATTTAGAATttaaatgcacatacacacacactactcAAAACCATATTTTCataatcaaaattacagtaaaaattatatttaatataataattatccaCTTGAGTACATTATAAATACAAATCCAATATAAATATGATAACTTATTAGGTTAggattataaacaataaaaattattgcACTTTGaaactacattaaaaaacatcaaagtaatttttcccaaatattttattatttctttttttttatttgtcaattttttatatagtaataataataataataataataataataataaactacattacCTAAGCATACTCAGGCttacaaataaaaatcatattattggtaaattatttaattatcacagttgaaagaaaacatttgtttttacaaatgtaattaacATGTAgagttaaagtcaacatgaaatccagTTTGCAAACATTTGAGGTtggaaagattatttttattacttttatgtttttaaaataagtctcttattcttaccaaggctgcatttaattgatcagaaatacattaaaaaaaaaaaaaaaaaaaaaaaaaactaatattgagaaatattattaaaatttaaaataattgtaatatattttaaattgtaattattcatttattttgcttgttattattattatttttgttccaattaaatgatttcatgggacacatttttgaacagtttatACATTAAGCTGTTTAGCAATTTTAAGTGTGTAAAGTCAATTTGTAATCTGTTGGTGTATTTCTCAGATGAAGTCCTAAAGAAGCGAACAGAGCCGTCCCATCAGCGGGCACCGCATGAAGCTTTCCATAGCTTTCTAAAAATGGAACATTCTTCTGTGTTTGATTTTGTGAGAGAGTTTGTGCTCCTGTTCGCTGACGTCTCTCTGCTCTGAGACTCTCTCTGAACGTCAGTGCGCGTTTCAGAGCTTTgatgaaatatgtaaaaaattctCGGATTCTCTTTTATCAGCTCAGACTTCAGCCATTTAACTCCGTCTGATCTTTACATACGATGAGTTTGTTCATTTGATTCGGTCTTGTGCAACATCATGTTATGTTCAGTATTCCCCACATGGTTCAGTCAGCAGGGGGATCTGACTGTTATTTCCcatggaaaatataaaattaacatcCAATGGCTTGAGGTTAAACATTCAACTATAAATACATCTCAAACACAATGTATATTTATAAGGAAATAAAGAAAAGGTGCTCACTGGTGCTGATCCGAGTGGATATCGGTTTCTTTCTgtagtttttaaattaaagaaaagatTTCGCTGAAATCTCAACAATCTTCATCACTCTTGCAGACAAAGAAAAAATGCATCTCTAAATGCTGTAATGTCCATTTTTTTCCTCTTGCAGTCTGAAGTGTCTCTTTTCCTCTCAAGCATAAGTGGACGCTCTCTTTTAAGAAGTTGCACTCATGTGAAGTGAGTCTCGCTTAAGAATGAAAGACTGCTGGTTTTCTCTGGTTGTTTACCCTCCCCTTCCCTCTCGTTCTCATCTTCTCAAAAATCCCTCCAAACTCTGGGCAGAAGCCCTGAAAAGTCACTTTGCAGAGCAATCCGTCTTGTGGGACGAATGCCGTAAAGCTCACCCAGTAAACAGGCCTCTGGGACATCAGCCATAGCAAAACGCACATCCATAGTCCATATTTAGATAAATACAGTTCTGAATGTCCCTTCCTCCTGAGTTTTTGTGGATTATATGAAACATCTCTGTGTAAAAAAGTGACCACATGTTTAtagagtaaaacacacacacaaatatatttatatatacacacacacacacacacacacacatatgctgtaTACATGTAATTATAGAGATTTAAATATCAAGTTATTAATGAttagacattttacatttttcatttttttaaatcttatttttaattcatgttttttcaatatttttcatttcatatatatttataaaatatatttgcattgttattattgttatttttctgataatctaaaatgtaaatatatactgtatacacacattaaatattacatttagcttggcaattaaacatttttaagacaGTTAAAATCTATATATCACAAATGTTTACACTTTAAATTaagacaattttaattttatatgtatatatatatatatatatatatatatatatatatatgtgtgtgtgtgtgtgtgtgtgtgtgtgtgtgtgtgtatatatatatatttttttttgtgaataaatatataatattttataaaagtttaaaCTATGTTTAGcatgaaaacttatttttaactaatacaaatactaataataaattatatatttgcattgtggcatttattttcattaggcccttttttctttttttcaagatGAAAAATAGATGAAGCATACCTGAAAATATCTTTTAAAACAGGTTTATCCATTAAAAGGGAGTAAGTGATGGTGGACCACCCCTGAGAGTGTCGTCGAGACCCCCCTCTGCGTTACCTCACAGACACAAACATGAGCAAACACTGACCATCAAAGCCATCGGCGAAACAGCTGGAGCTCATAAGAGAAACGCTGCATTAGAGACGTCCTGCACCTCATCCTTCATCACAAACCACAACCCAGATCCAGCCATATTACAGTAAATCCTGCAGGATTCTCAGATCAGGATTTGTTATTCCTCAGCATAAACACTCTGAAACAAAAGCCACACATCTGAACTGACAGATCAGATACCGAAAACAGAGAATCGAAGGAGATCAAAGACAAATGTTACATAATAACAAGAATGATGAAACAGCCTCAAAATATGAACTGTTGAATGGAAATATGGGATTCATTTGGCAGAAAAACACCATGGCAggtgtaaaaatttaaatttttcaaacaaaacagcaactttgaatcagtttgaaaactgaaaaaaaagcctTATTGTATTGTATCTCTATCGAAACACTACATAAACAGGCCTGAAAAAACACCATGTAaagcatcaatcaatcaatcaatgtaaAACTCATCACTGATTTACCCTGAGATCTCTCAGAACAGAACTCTGTCTGAAGACTCTCTGAAATGTGCCCCAGGGGATGATGGGAGATCGAGCTGTTTATAGAAAGAGTATATGACGTAAAGGACATAAAGAAGTGTGTGATGAAACTCCATGACTACGGGATTATGTACTGAACATGATTTACCTTCATTCAGGACACTGTGCATCTTGATACACTTTACATTGTCTTATTTATCATATACTGAATTTTAATATCTTTGATATTTAATGGCAAAAAAGCACCTTTTTAAACtctaaatataatgaaaattgcaagacaacacacacacacacacacacacacacacacacacacatatatatatatatatatatatatatatatatatatatatatatatatatatatatatatataataacatttacgcatttagcagacgcttttatcccaaGCGACTAACAGAGCATTCAGACTAACaatttttatctaacatgtgttccctgggaatcgaacccacaaccttgcgctgttAACACAATGCTTGACCACTAGAGCCACAGGAACTTAAATAGTATAAATTATACTTCAGAACATAATTCAGTAAAGCAAATACTACCGTGATGCATACTTATTTTATTACCTAAATATTTAATCTTAATCTGTGAAATACTAGCATTTTCACATAGAATTGAAGTGTAAGTGAATGTGcttatgaaaataatgtcacaatgcaaattaTAAACCTAAAAGAAAGTCTCAGATTTTTtcatgcaaatgtttattttcttccaCTTACAAACTTAAAAGTTTGGTTTTATCTTGCtgagctaattaaaaataaaaacacgcaatacactgtaaacaaaatataattttaattagatcaactatttttataaaacttttcaGGTTTGAATGAATTGAGTATATTATATAAGATCATAGACATGTAGAGGGCAGATTTTTACAAGGTGACAAACTTTAAATAGCAGATAAAGGCAAATTAGCATGGAGTAATTAATGAGGAAACACTGATGTAAAGCTGATGTGTCTTCAGACTAAACCCAACGTGCAGGACCACTGTCCAAATCTGATGGGGTCACTGTCTAAACATCTGTCAGCTTGACAAAATCCAGAGACTGTAAATCATCTCAGTCCTTCAACAACTAATAAAACTCTGTTACTGCGAGCGACAGGTGTGTGAGATTACGAACACTGTAAAACAAGATAAAGTTACTGGGTGTTTTACCTGTTAAAAACATGGATTGCCTGGAAAAAGGTTTTGGATTAAAGCCCATCGGCATTTACAAATAATGCAATGATGCAGTGATTTAGCTGGTCTCCCACCATAGCCAATatccactttattttaagtgtagtGCTGCTGCGCACTTTCAaagctctatctatctatctatctatctatctatctatctatctatctatctatctatctatctatctatctatctatctatctatctatctatctatctatctatctatctatctatctatctatctatctaaataaaGATCAGTGAACTcatgtatgactttcttattgttattattacataaaagaGCCGATCCTATACACAAAATACTCAAGCTGCGTATAGGGCCCCCGAAGTTTCGTTTTTGAATTTGGCCAGCGGTTATGAAAACATGAATGATCATTCATTTGAATGCGGTGTGTTGTCGCCCTTTCTATGTAAAAATCTGTCAAATCATGCAATGTGAAAGTCGTACAGTCTTGCTCGAGactaaaaaaatgttgaaagttGAAAGCATAATGAGCTGCGAAAGAGACACTGTTTCTCAAGTTCTTTCCACGACCATGATTCGAGATGGAGTGAAATATGGACAAAATTCAattcgttcattcattcgttcaatAAGGCGAATCAGAGTTCAAAACGGGAGTTCAGAGCAtgaatcacaaatcatttgattcagattgggactttgACACGCAAATTATTAAaccgtttgattcagatcgggacttcagagaaCATATGGAGAATCGGTTTATTTCAATCAAGactagcacatttttttattcaaatcggAAGTACGGAGCTTGAATCACAAAtcctttgattcagatcgggacttcagagtgTGAATCATTAAAtagtttgattcagatcgggacttctgagcctGAATCATGAATGGTTTGATTCAGATCAAGACTTCGGAGTGCGAATTATGAACcgtttgattcagatctggacttcaGAGCACAAATCATGAatggtttgattcagatcgggtcaTTTTACGTCATTTTCCAGTTATTTTACCTCTACAAAACCGtctgttatgctgcttaatattgcattatattatttatacatgtcTTTCGTAATCATAAACTGGTTTCACAAAATAGACTGGTTAGTAGCTCAAAGTTTTGCAAATGGTTATTCATCAACTAGACTGAATGCAGTAAGTTCAACGGGAAAAACTTTGCGCTAGGTACGCTTTAGAAAATAAGGCGAATCTGTTATCTGTTAATTAATAGAAAATATCTAAAAGTTTTGTCATATAAATTGAGTTTTAAGGAAAAGCTGTTTAGTACAAACAGATATGTCTTCAGGGCAGTGTGCCTGCTTAAGTATGCACTATATTACTCAAGAGTAAATTGTTTTGGAAGATTTTTAGTGTTTTTGGATTCTTTTGCTTTGGTTTTCTAATATTTAAACAGGAAGATGAATATAGAAAACTCAAGTGCCTTTATGGTTGTAAAATTAGCAACATGAGAAGCTCAAAACAGGAAACATTAATGTCGTGTGTTTGGTCTGCATGTCTCATAAATGCGATTGACTCCATCACATGAAAGAGTGGATTTGCTGTTATTTTACTCAAACATATTTAATTTCAGGATGTTCCTAGAAAACAAACCTTCTTATTTTCAGAAAAACACTTTCCCTCCTAACACATGACATAAAATTTACAGTCTCAGTCTCAGCATAAACACAGCCAAAAATGTACATCCATAAAAGTGAAAAACCGCCTCACGTTACAGATGTTTATTTTTCCACTCATCACTCTGTCCAAAGTTAAACCTG encodes the following:
- the LOC113073290 gene encoding G-protein coupled receptor 20-like, which translates into the protein METVLDGHSNITSESPVNTSLHLLGVPYLKRMAHLDESLYKEFYVLWIMMMVVNTLMFVVGVVLNSLALYVFCHRSRSRTTPAIYTINLAVADLLVALSLPARIALYHSGGDCVACLYMHTFSYFVNMYCSILFLTSICVDRYMAVVRSAGSRWRSPTVAKSVSVCIWLFAIVVTYSLQTSALEFNGASCCRATVLFTLTVLEFVLPLLVIVTFTICVACALADGRLMPQSLGRRARAVRLLVAVLLVFTVCFTPYHVREAVVYFQLGGSREQHVVAYHVTITLSSLNSCLDPVVYCFVPDSFRSALRREQKKRFGEHPMAIKGNRSSKAAETPTAIAYSVATLTLTPSILPARDIPA